Sequence from the Segatella copri genome:
TGGGCAGATGAAGCCGACCAAGGCACGGAAGTGAAGGATGTGAAGCTCTGGATATTCAATGCCGATGACGGTTCGCTTGTAGAGGAAAAACATTATGGCAGTGCGCAGGAGGTGGCAAGCCAACGCTTCGCTCTTCCTGAAGGGCATTATCAGATATTGGCTATTACCAATCTCATAGAGCCATTCTTCACCACTGACCAGACCAGGGCTTTGACTAATTGGAACAATATCCAGATAGGCTTGACCAATCCTAAGGATGTGAACCATAATGCTTATTTCGGAGTGACCGACGTGAGGATTGACAACAAGGAAGGCAACTATGTGGTACAGAATCCTGTTAAAAGCGTGCTTGCCGAACTGACCATCATCATAGAGAATGTACCTAAAGGTACAGAGATGAGTGGCAAGGCATTAGATGCAGCCTGGTGTCTGTTCCCTACACAGAAGAATAGTGATGGAGAATATGGATTGCCGAGCATAAAGCCAACGGAAGTGGAAATGCCTACTATCTTGGCTACTGAGTCAACTTTGCAATCAGAAGTCATCCGGCTGATGCCGACCATACAGGGAAGCCCCGCCTCTCATGTTTATCTCCGCCTCTTGCTGCCTAACGGGACCTTGCAGGAGTATGACATCACCGCCCCTGCGATGAAGGTTGGAGGAAAGTATGAGTTGCGGCTCAACTACAACCAAATGCAGCCAAAGATGTATCTGGAAGCTACCATCAACGGTTGGACGAACCTCAACAATGAAGTAGAAATCAAATAATAATAATAACATTTAAAATATTGATAAAATGAAAAAGATGACGAAGTTTTTCGCCCTTGCACTCTTGGCAGGTGCAATGGTTTCATGCAGTACAGAAGACACCGCACCTTCTACCCAGAACGATAAGGTAGCCGTGCAGTTTACTGGTGGTATCAGCGTAA
This genomic interval carries:
- a CDS encoding FimB/Mfa2 family fimbrial subunit, giving the protein MKAKRRFNIWLWVLLCVPCLLASCDHDVHDGEDEGGLSVSLTWADEADQGTEVKDVKLWIFNADDGSLVEEKHYGSAQEVASQRFALPEGHYQILAITNLIEPFFTTDQTRALTNWNNIQIGLTNPKDVNHNAYFGVTDVRIDNKEGNYVVQNPVKSVLAELTIIIENVPKGTEMSGKALDAAWCLFPTQKNSDGEYGLPSIKPTEVEMPTILATESTLQSEVIRLMPTIQGSPASHVYLRLLLPNGTLQEYDITAPAMKVGGKYELRLNYNQMQPKMYLEATINGWTNLNNEVEIK